One stretch of Xiphophorus hellerii strain 12219 chromosome 21, Xiphophorus_hellerii-4.1, whole genome shotgun sequence DNA includes these proteins:
- the LOC116711960 gene encoding uncharacterized protein LOC116711960 — MAEWETVLQELRGFRQENKAHLGEIKEEIRKMNTRLDEAEDRIEKAEERILTTEDAVTEIIKLQIKLEDKLMDLESRTRRENIRIYGVPEAAERDSASMGDFVEKLLREGLALSQDELDIHIERAHRSLGPPPPSDAPPRSIVVKFLSFKTKELLLRKAWQKRGFTWNGKQVNLNHDYPPLILKKRREYADVRKILKEQQIPFQTLFPARLRVKYGDETKIYNTVVEATEDMSSRGYAVRVVKSPETALEHLKQLTWSRVRGGQGSGPANKRRDPAAGYKEKLRAFKRSSPTHKEN, encoded by the coding sequence ATGGCTGAATGGGAGACGGTATTGCAGGAATTAAGAGGCTTCCGACAGGAAAATAAGGCGCATTTGGGGGAAATAAAGGAAGAAATTCGAAAGATGAACACCAGACTAGATGAGGCTGAGGACCGGATTGAAAAAGCGGAGGAGAGGATTTTAACCACGGAGGACGCCGTCACGGAAATAATAAAGCTACAGATAAAGCTGGAGGATAAACTAATGGACCTAGAAAGCCGTACACGAAGAGAGAACATACGCATTTATGGCGTACCCGAGGCGGCAGAACGGGACTCGGCATCAATGGGTGACTTTGTGGAGAAGTTGCTCCGTGAGGGCTTGGCGCTGTCCCAAGACGAGCTCGACATACACATTGAACGGGCTCACCGCTCTCTAGGCCCTCCGCCTCCAAGCGACGCTCCCCCGCGATCTATTGTTGTGAAATTCCTCAGTTTTAAAACCAAAGAACTTCTCCTTCGCAAGGCATGGCAGAAAAGAGGATTTACCTGGAACGGCAAGCAAGTGAATTTGAACCATGACTATCCCcctctgattttgaaaaaacgAAGAGAATACGCAGACGTGCGCAAGATTCTGAAGGAGCAGCAAATCCCCTTTCAGACTCTCTTTCCTGCCCGGCTGAGGGTGAAATATGGAGATGAAACAAAGATCTACAATACAGTGGTGGAAGCTACTGAAGACATGTCCAGTAGAGGCTACGCTGTGCGGGTCGTTAAGTCACCAGAAACGGCCCTGGAACATCTGAAGCAGCTGACCTGGAGCAGAGTACGCGGCGGACAGGGGAGTGGGCCAGCAAACAAGAGGCGGGACCCCGCAGCCGGCTACAAAGAAAAACTTAGAGCCTTCAAGAGGTCTTCTCCCACGCACAAGGAAAATTAA